The Methylomarinum vadi genome has a window encoding:
- a CDS encoding PaaI family thioesterase, whose amino-acid sequence MNLRKLIWEARWLNDKQRIEWYPTFWLMRIKVLELSPCWRKITILLPHSWIATNTGGSLFGGFQASLADPIAAMACHKVFPGYSVWTRSLHLDFRHEGVTDLQLRFRMTAEQEQRIAMELGTKGRSTPEFEYGYYLTDGTLCTLVKARVAIRPRGYRKNKGFKE is encoded by the coding sequence ATGAATCTGCGCAAGCTGATCTGGGAGGCGCGGTGGCTTAACGATAAACAGCGCATCGAATGGTATCCGACTTTTTGGTTGATGCGTATCAAGGTGCTGGAACTGTCGCCTTGTTGGCGCAAGATAACCATTTTGTTGCCCCACAGTTGGATTGCCACCAATACCGGCGGCAGCTTGTTCGGCGGTTTTCAGGCCAGTTTGGCCGACCCCATCGCCGCGATGGCTTGCCATAAGGTTTTTCCTGGCTATTCGGTCTGGACCCGTTCGTTACATCTGGATTTTAGGCACGAAGGGGTGACCGACCTGCAGTTGCGTTTTAGGATGACCGCAGAACAGGAGCAACGCATTGCGATGGAGTTGGGCACTAAAGGACGCAGCACACCGGAATTCGAGTATGGTTATTATCTCACCGACGGCACTTTGTGCACTCTGGTTAAGGCGCGAGTGGCAATAAGGCCTAGAGGATATAGAAAAAATAAGGGTTTTAAAGAGTGA